In a single window of the Osmerus eperlanus chromosome 4, fOsmEpe2.1, whole genome shotgun sequence genome:
- the LOC134018604 gene encoding deoxyribonuclease-1-like 1 has translation MQRLSPPPLLLLFSLLLLWGSCSAFKICAFNTQGFNSTKASKFQILNTLTKIVSRCDVCLLQGVRDPKGKATKALVTSLNRYNEHTRYKSVSSVGLGPTPTDKQQYVYLYRIGSVNITGQYQYPDTNNDFFREPFVLIIQSNKTDLGQIALVPLFSYPKNAVQEMDKLYDILPEVLKLMNTSNVMFLGDFKAGCGYMTRTKKQDIRLFTKPGFYWLIGDKVDTTVRDITNCPYDRIVVHGASLLKNIEPYSAKVFDFAKEFKMTKQRVLRVSDHFPVEVKLRTPSSAQPTRALPHFIILSGIIWSSLHSYL, from the exons ATGcagcgcctctctcctcctccactcctcctcctcttctccctgctcctgctatGGGGCTCCTGCAGCGCCTTTAAGATTTGTGCCTTCAACACCCAGGGCTTCAACAGCACCAAGGCGTCCAAATTTCAAATCctgaacacactcacaaag ATCGTGTCTCGCTGTGACGTTTGCCTGCTGCAGGGGGTTAGGGACCCCAAGGGCAAGGCCACCAAGGCTCTGGTGACGTCCTTAAACAG ATACAATGAGCACACCCGCTACAAGTCTGTGTCCAGTGTAGGTCTGGGACCAACACCTACAGACAAGCAGCAATATGTGTACCTGTATAG GATCGGCTCAGTGAATATAACTGGTCAGTACCAGTACCCAGATACAAATAATGATTTCTTCAGAGAACCATTTGTGCTGATCATACAAAGCAACAAAACCG ACTTGGGACAGATAGCGCtggtccccctcttctcctaccCTAAGAACGCAGTCCAGGAGATGGACAAGCTCTATGACATCCTCCCAGAGGTTTTAAAACTCATGAACACCTCG AATGTCATGTTTCTGGGGGACTTCAAGGCAGGGTGTGGGTACATGACCCGGACAAAGAAGCAGGACATCCGCCTCTTCACCAAGCCAGGGTTCTATTGGCTAATAGGAGACAAAGTGGACACCACCGTTCGGGACATCACCAACTGTCCCTAcgacag gATTGTGGTCCATGGTGCGTCCTTGTTGAAGAACATCGAGCCATACTCAGCCAAGGTGTTTGACTTTGCCAAGGAGTTCAAGATGACTAAACAGAGG gttctGAGGGTGAGTGACCATTTCCCCGTGGAGGTGAAGCTACGGACTCCATCCTCAGCACAGCCCACACGGGCTCTGCCTCATTTCATCATCCTCTCTGGGATCATCTGGTCTAGCCTGCACTCTTATCTGTAA
- the snx21 gene encoding sorting nexin-21 — MASRLLDRLRRSFFRDGDACKDEDAVEDFPESSELEDDTECVSERLGGTLCFDGSGGETEEAGGEGSGADSDSDFLGESLDEGFISTDASPVGLSPSGPSLLTRQLQESWRSLRGLGGSGGLGGPGAQQGGRLLFEVTDACVVQDGTSKYVLYTILVIQSGLSDKTPAVISRRYSDFERLHARLRRRHGDEMQRVCFPRKKLRRNYVAETIAKRSRAFEQYLSHLHSLLGLRGAPCLREFFYLGDLQAGQALVRVGQHQEALGPLLNARRLQEKLGQEGQQASHWLFTVLGLVCCFQAVEQLEEAVEHCDLALQELAPPPSQETVRPSKVHPQLVPLLQITVRLSWKLSRDKRRWEALLQELQEAGVDPAGQPSLQEYLVKESLLETDQDHT; from the exons ATGGCCTCCCGGCTGCTGGACCGGCTCCGCCGCTCGTTCTTCAGAGATGGGGACGCGTGTAAAGACGAGGACGCCGTGGAGGACTTCCCAGAGAGCTCGGAGCTGGAGGACGACACGGAGTGCGTCTCGGAGCGCCTAGGTGGAACTCTGTGTTTCGACGGCTcagggggggagacggaggaggcggggggggagggctcTGGGGCCGACAGCGACTCGGACTTCTTGGGGGAGTCTCTGGACGAGGGATTCATCAGCACAG ACGCAAGTCCAGTCGGCCTGTCCCCGTCCGGCCCCTCCCTCCTGACCCGGCAACtgcaggagagctggaggagccTGCGGGGTCTGGGCGGGTCAGGGGGGCTGGGCGGGCCGGGGGCCcagcagggggggaggctgcTGTTTGAAGTCACTGACGCCTGCGTGGTCCAAGATGGAACATCCAAATATGTG CTGTACACCATCCTGGTCATTCAATCGGGGCTCTCCGACAAGACGCCGGCGGTGATCTCGCGGCGCTACTCCGACTTTGAACGACTGCACGCCCGGCTGCGCCGTCGCCACGGGGACGAGATGCAGCGTGTCTGTTTTCCTCGGAAGAAGCTGCGTCGGAACTATGTCGCCGAGACCATCGCCAAACGTAGCCGTGCCTTCGAGCAGTACCTGAGCCACCTGCACTCCCTGCTGGGCCTGCGGGGGGCGCCCTGCCTGAGGGAGTTCTTCTACCTGGGGGAcctgcaggcagggcaggccctGGTCAGGGTCGGGCAGCACCAGGAGGCCCTGGGGCCTCTCCTCAACGCCCGCAGGCTGCAGGAGAAGCTGGGCCAGGAGGGCCAGCAGGCCTCCCACTGGCTGTTCACCGTGCTGGGCCTGGTGTGCTGCTTCCAGGCggtggagcagctggaggaAGCGGTGGAGCACTGTGACCTGGCCCTCCAGGAgctggccccgcccccttctCAGGAGACGGTGCGGCCCAGCAAGGTCCACCCCCAGCTGGTGCCGCTGCTGCAGATCACGGTGCGTCTGTCCTGGAAGCTGTCGCGAGACAAGCGGCGCTGGGAGGCCCTGCTGCAGGAGCTGCAGGAGGCCGGGGTGGACCCTGCCGGCCAGCCCAGCCTGCAGGAGTACCTGGTCAAGGAGAGCCTGCTGGAGACTGACCAAGACCACACCTAG